One Acidobacteriota bacterium DNA segment encodes these proteins:
- a CDS encoding RHS repeat-associated core domain-containing protein, protein MSLATGSLSSISVIAKSLFRSASAASQEETPEQRLARVARIRISPLKYVGYQQQQVTLTALATDLAGQTVLGIKFNWESSHPSKVEIDDAGQATFHLPGLVFLTCRAGAAQAIAPLLVRPGQRPSQTDAQWLADQNSLSANGTVKLGSNGSNPNENLVDSLMDKLMPTVQAQSCGSGGDGGDSVYDEIWSEPRNLLGSPHNRAAEPAGMGLVLPEGSNFNFAVPIVGLGGRGLGANLTLYYNSRIWSRHGNAVTFNAVNGWPYAGFSLGFGRVVTYGTDPSVSYLLIDPDGTRHRLGVAPSSGTNTLETSDGTHIRYVGNASYGELRYPDGTRVSIVLLNNRLLPTQITDRNGNYVQVAYKSFFPWKQAIDYVRDTLGRYIQFNYDGCGSLVSITAPAFGSGTRTLAQFDYQSRSLTFSFSGLSVENASYGQTLNTLRHVYFPATQSGYSFSYSDYGMIYNASLRRQMSIDQFGAISNGVESATTSFNYPTSGGTVLTDAPAFSQRTENPGGVYSYNTNTGSQTIIFTITRPDASQMLLTRSTNSGSTDNGLLVQFEAKSGSSSLAKNVFAYIADPFGSPQVQSVTSYDDMGTPTKVDFDYDRTGAVTNRREYGFQVSGNWQVRRRTQFIYKSDPSYFNANLWRLVSSVFVYDAQLNTYDGDDILVAQTNYTYDNYSAMGGMLDYWNASWAPGHVSSYNTTKTVRGNVTGTTEYKVVFGATITRLAKFDVFGNLVKAQVTCCNQKNYTFDISNYWSRPLQLTDGDPVGVHLTGSAAYDFNTSLVTSQTDPNNLTISYSYDAALRLQQKTLPTGATVTSTYNDAALTASTTLSYVEVGQNRSITTSSIYNGWGQATQRLDAASNLVNIAYDSMQRVSSQTNPFAQGGQPGPSTTYSYDGLGRVRVTTLPDSVNTIQYSYSGATRTITDQVNRQIKQEQDGLGRIVKVTEKDANGQLTQETSYTHSVLDKLVEVNQGGQLRSFKYDALGRLLFERIPEQSATINDGSGTFWSSKYTWTDFHAISIRQDARGPVTSYGYGALNRFTSVSYDTSNAPGVATTPNVTYNYDTSSNSSTKGLLLSVGVGSGYSESYGYDSFNRVSSVTHTIDGINYSTSYQYNTINQQTQLTYPSTRVINLSHDSNARVTSIADASTGNYVSGIGYNSAEQVTGWALGNGVVEGFGYDANRLQMTSQSAMRSGNTLLSLNYSYNAISGQNGSGSTAGNAAQLMSVSGTINGTTESAGFTYDLQGRLATSSQTSNGASAQRRFAYDRWGNRTGVWDAVTGGNQIQTVTLQQSGGVPTNRIATVNAVGYSYDAAGNVTNDGSHSYTYDAENRVVSIDGGAAQYSYDHRNWRVKKIASGATTHYVWEGGQVLAEHNGSGGNLVDYVYAGGKMIAKVASGSTQYFISDRLSVRMTVDSSGNVIGRQAHLPFGEDFAESGNQEKHHFTSYERDGESGLDYAVNRYYGGSPGRFNSVDPLRGSVANPQSLNRYTYGANDPINQVDPDGRFFIAPLFNFGAIFNAGSLGEVTVTAGSDFIFADISLGPSLIPPFFFGGP, encoded by the coding sequence GTGAGCCTTGCCACAGGCTCGCTCAGCAGCATCTCGGTCATTGCGAAATCGCTGTTCAGGTCGGCGTCCGCCGCGAGCCAAGAAGAGACACCCGAACAGCGGCTCGCTCGAGTCGCGCGCATACGCATTTCGCCACTTAAGTATGTTGGTTATCAGCAACAGCAAGTCACCCTCACTGCCCTTGCCACAGATTTGGCGGGCCAAACGGTTCTGGGTATTAAATTCAACTGGGAATCGTCCCACCCATCCAAGGTGGAAATTGATGATGCCGGTCAGGCCACTTTTCATTTGCCGGGGCTGGTCTTTCTCACTTGCCGCGCGGGAGCGGCTCAAGCGATTGCGCCACTGCTGGTCAGGCCGGGGCAGCGTCCCTCACAAACCGATGCACAGTGGCTCGCCGATCAGAACAGCTTGAGCGCGAACGGAACAGTAAAACTCGGGAGCAATGGATCGAACCCAAACGAAAACCTGGTTGATTCGCTGATGGATAAACTGATGCCTACAGTCCAGGCTCAAAGCTGCGGCTCGGGAGGCGATGGCGGAGATTCTGTGTATGACGAGATTTGGAGCGAACCTCGCAACCTCTTAGGCTCGCCTCATAACCGCGCAGCGGAGCCGGCCGGGATGGGGCTTGTGCTTCCCGAAGGCAGCAACTTCAACTTCGCCGTGCCGATAGTCGGCCTCGGAGGACGTGGCCTCGGCGCGAACCTCACGCTCTATTACAACTCTCGCATATGGTCCCGTCATGGAAATGCAGTGACGTTCAACGCAGTTAATGGATGGCCCTACGCCGGGTTTTCGTTGGGATTCGGAAGGGTGGTTACCTATGGCACTGATCCGAGCGTCAGTTATCTGCTCATCGACCCTGACGGCACGCGCCATCGGCTGGGCGTCGCGCCTTCGAGCGGCACCAACACGCTTGAGACATCCGACGGCACGCACATTCGATACGTCGGCAACGCAAGTTATGGCGAGTTGCGATACCCGGATGGTACAAGAGTGAGCATTGTCCTGTTGAACAACCGCCTGCTGCCCACGCAGATCACAGACCGCAACGGCAACTATGTCCAGGTCGCGTACAAGAGCTTCTTCCCCTGGAAACAAGCTATTGATTACGTGCGCGACACTCTGGGCCGCTACATTCAATTTAACTACGATGGGTGCGGCAGTCTCGTGTCAATTACCGCGCCGGCGTTCGGAAGCGGCACGCGCACGCTTGCCCAGTTCGACTACCAGAGCCGCTCGCTTACGTTCAGCTTCAGCGGGCTATCGGTTGAGAACGCCAGCTACGGTCAGACGCTCAATACATTGCGCCACGTCTACTTCCCGGCCACTCAGAGCGGCTACTCATTCAGCTATTCTGATTATGGGATGATTTATAATGCGTCCTTACGTCGACAGATGAGCATTGACCAGTTTGGCGCGATCAGCAACGGAGTCGAGAGCGCAACAACCTCTTTCAACTATCCGACATCCGGGGGGACCGTGCTTACTGACGCGCCCGCTTTCAGCCAGCGCACGGAAAACCCCGGCGGTGTGTACTCCTACAACACCAACACAGGCTCGCAGACTATTATTTTTACGATCACGCGGCCCGACGCTTCACAAATGCTGCTGACCCGCTCGACTAATAGCGGCTCCACCGATAACGGGCTGCTGGTGCAATTCGAAGCCAAAAGTGGATCATCTTCGCTGGCAAAGAACGTCTTCGCCTATATCGCAGACCCGTTTGGCTCGCCGCAGGTGCAGTCGGTGACCAGTTATGACGATATGGGCACGCCGACAAAGGTGGACTTTGACTATGACCGAACGGGAGCCGTGACGAACCGGCGGGAATACGGTTTCCAGGTAAGTGGCAACTGGCAGGTGCGAAGGCGCACTCAGTTCATCTACAAGAGCGACCCTTCGTACTTTAATGCGAACCTCTGGCGGCTTGTGTCGTCTGTCTTCGTTTACGACGCGCAGTTGAACACATACGATGGAGACGACATCCTGGTCGCCCAGACCAATTACACTTATGACAATTACTCGGCAATGGGAGGGATGCTGGACTACTGGAACGCTTCCTGGGCGCCGGGCCATGTTTCCAGCTACAACACAACCAAGACAGTGCGGGGAAACGTCACAGGCACAACCGAGTACAAAGTCGTATTTGGCGCGACAATAACCAGGCTCGCCAAGTTTGACGTCTTCGGCAATTTGGTCAAGGCCCAAGTGACCTGCTGCAACCAGAAGAACTATACATTCGACATAAGCAACTACTGGTCTAGGCCGCTGCAGTTGACTGACGGCGACCCAGTGGGGGTGCACCTGACCGGCAGTGCCGCGTACGACTTCAACACGTCTTTGGTGACCAGCCAGACCGACCCGAACAACCTGACCATCAGTTACAGCTATGATGCGGCGTTGAGACTTCAGCAGAAAACCTTGCCGACGGGGGCAACAGTCACCAGCACTTATAATGACGCGGCGCTTACTGCTTCGACTACCCTGAGCTATGTCGAAGTGGGGCAAAACCGCAGCATAACCACTTCGAGCATTTACAATGGCTGGGGACAGGCGACGCAGAGGTTAGACGCGGCAAGCAACCTGGTGAACATTGCCTATGATTCTATGCAGCGCGTCAGCAGCCAGACCAATCCGTTTGCCCAGGGAGGGCAGCCCGGCCCTTCGACAACGTATTCGTATGACGGGCTTGGGCGAGTTCGGGTGACGACCTTGCCCGATAGCGTCAACACGATCCAGTACTCATACAGCGGGGCAACTCGCACGATCACCGATCAGGTGAACCGTCAAATCAAACAGGAGCAGGACGGGCTTGGGCGAATCGTGAAAGTGACCGAGAAGGACGCTAATGGACAGCTCACGCAGGAGACGAGCTATACTCATTCGGTGTTGGACAAATTGGTCGAGGTCAATCAAGGCGGACAGCTTCGCAGCTTCAAGTACGATGCGCTGGGGCGATTGTTGTTTGAAAGAATTCCGGAACAAAGCGCAACGATTAACGACGGCAGTGGAACATTTTGGTCGTCGAAGTATACCTGGACGGATTTCCACGCGATCTCAATCAGGCAGGACGCTCGAGGCCCGGTGACCAGCTATGGATATGGTGCATTGAATCGCTTTACTTCGGTGAGCTATGACACCAGCAACGCGCCGGGTGTTGCGACGACTCCGAACGTAACGTACAACTACGATACGTCGAGCAACAGCAGCACCAAAGGACTTCTGCTTTCTGTGGGCGTGGGCAGTGGCTATTCGGAGAGCTACGGGTATGACAGCTTCAATCGCGTCTCATCCGTAACGCACACGATAGACGGGATTAACTACTCGACGAGCTACCAATACAACACCATAAACCAGCAGACGCAGCTCACGTATCCGTCAACACGAGTAATCAACCTGAGCCACGACTCGAACGCGAGAGTAACATCTATAGCGGACGCGAGCACGGGCAACTATGTCAGCGGCATCGGCTACAACTCCGCCGAGCAGGTTACGGGCTGGGCGCTCGGCAACGGCGTAGTTGAAGGCTTCGGCTACGATGCTAATCGCCTGCAGATGACTTCACAATCGGCGATGCGTAGCGGCAACACGCTTCTGAGCCTCAACTACAGTTACAATGCTATTTCAGGTCAGAACGGCAGCGGCTCTACGGCAGGCAATGCCGCGCAGTTGATGAGCGTCAGTGGGACGATCAACGGCACAACGGAGAGTGCGGGCTTCACCTATGACCTGCAGGGACGCCTGGCTACGTCGAGCCAGACCAGCAATGGAGCGAGCGCGCAGCGGCGATTTGCTTACGACCGATGGGGGAATCGAACAGGCGTGTGGGACGCGGTCACAGGCGGCAATCAAATTCAGACCGTCACTCTTCAGCAGAGTGGAGGAGTACCCACTAACCGCATAGCGACAGTCAACGCAGTGGGCTATTCCTACGACGCAGCAGGCAATGTGACCAACGATGGATCACACAGCTACACGTACGACGCAGAGAATCGGGTAGTAAGCATCGACGGAGGGGCAGCGCAGTACTCGTATGATCACCGGAACTGGCGAGTGAAGAAGATAGCATCTGGAGCTACAACGCACTACGTCTGGGAAGGAGGGCAAGTCTTAGCCGAGCATAATGGCTCGGGCGGGAATCTGGTGGATTACGTTTACGCTGGCGGAAAGATGATCGCGAAGGTGGCGAGCGGGAGCACTCAGTACTTCATCAGCGACCGCTTGAGCGTGCGGATGACTGTTGATTCAAGCGGCAATGTGATTGGCAGGCAAGCGCACCTCCCCTTTGGAGAAGACTTCGCGGAGAGCGGCAATCAAGAGAAGCACCACTTTACAAGCTACGAAAGAGACGGCGAGAGCGGACTGGATTATGCCGTGAACAGGTACTATG
- a CDS encoding DUF480 domain-containing protein gives MDQMLTQVEVRVLGSLIEKEITTPEYYPLTLNALTNACNQISNRDPVVSFDEKTVARALESLREKNLAWMVTGIGRVPKYEQRFAEVYKLAEQEIAVLCVLMLRGPQTVGEIRGRTGRLYEFKELEEVELTLQALMTAQPPFAVKLPRQPGTKESRYAHLLAGEVQIEEREAATRLEPATIEVLQENERLSRLEEEVAQVRGELAELKQQFVEFKKQFE, from the coding sequence GTGGATCAGATGCTGACCCAGGTCGAAGTGCGCGTGCTCGGTTCGTTGATCGAAAAAGAGATCACCACTCCCGAGTACTATCCGCTCACACTCAACGCGCTCACCAATGCGTGCAATCAGATTTCAAACCGCGATCCTGTGGTTTCATTCGACGAGAAGACTGTGGCTCGCGCGCTCGAAAGCCTGCGAGAAAAGAATCTGGCGTGGATGGTAACCGGTATTGGCCGTGTGCCCAAATACGAGCAAAGGTTCGCAGAAGTCTACAAGCTCGCCGAGCAAGAGATCGCTGTGCTGTGCGTGTTGATGCTTCGAGGGCCACAGACGGTCGGGGAGATTCGCGGACGAACTGGGCGCCTGTATGAGTTCAAGGAACTCGAGGAAGTTGAGCTGACGCTTCAAGCGCTGATGACGGCTCAACCCCCGTTCGCCGTTAAGCTGCCGCGCCAACCGGGGACGAAGGAGTCACGCTACGCGCACTTGCTGGCTGGAGAAGTTCAGATTGAGGAGCGTGAAGCCGCGACGCGGTTGGAGCCGGCCACGATCGAGGTCCTCCAGGAAAATGAGAGACTCTCGAGGCTCGAGGAAGAGGTGGCACAAGTGCGAGGCGAATTGGCGGAACTCAAGCAGCAGTTTGTCGAGTTCAAGAAACAGTTCGAGTGA
- a CDS encoding PaaI family thioesterase, with protein sequence MTRLGTSAMSVTTEMTTNFLSSARREDVRCTARVLKLGKSLIYGVAECTNDAGKRLTHHTITYVRLDG encoded by the coding sequence ATGACTCGGCTTGGAACAAGTGCGATGTCGGTGACCACAGAGATGACCACGAACTTCCTAAGCTCGGCGAGGCGAGAGGACGTGCGCTGCACGGCCAGGGTGCTGAAGCTGGGCAAGAGTTTGATTTATGGAGTCGCCGAGTGCACTAACGATGCAGGCAAACGGCTGACGCATCATACAATCACGTATGTAAGACTCGACGGTTAG
- a CDS encoding zf-HC2 domain-containing protein, whose product MVKKRAHPDNRLFDYLSGAVDENAARSIEAHLSVCDDCASVAGLVRELKESASELNSEGQSQISTLKSQEHPDISELASFFYSKTRRAVRSGIASHLALCRSCGEAIAQYARAEKAAAEYKPVGVVDSEVPAKAWEMIRDWEDSSFAKLKPATEVLSQELLTRLARILNEQAQEAGGFGQEISRSQNVQQTEEAGRVPVLVVSRSGEVRSVEFFERAVDSTGARILRHSEGSLRFDNRLVHALLDFGEKDPFVVSNLIRRDTIRLEQTRPDEESRRTDYVIIED is encoded by the coding sequence ATGGTCAAGAAACGAGCACATCCGGACAACCGGTTGTTCGATTATCTAAGCGGCGCGGTAGACGAGAATGCCGCGAGGTCGATTGAGGCGCATCTGTCAGTGTGCGATGACTGCGCTTCAGTTGCGGGGCTGGTTCGCGAACTGAAGGAATCGGCTTCAGAACTAAACAGCGAAGGCCAGTCTCAAATCTCAACTCTCAAATCTCAAGAGCATCCAGACATCAGCGAGCTTGCGTCATTTTTTTATTCCAAAACGCGGCGCGCAGTGAGGTCCGGTATCGCGAGTCACCTGGCGCTTTGCAGGTCTTGCGGCGAAGCGATCGCACAGTACGCTCGTGCCGAGAAAGCTGCTGCCGAATACAAGCCGGTGGGCGTGGTGGACAGCGAAGTGCCCGCAAAGGCGTGGGAGATGATTCGCGACTGGGAGGACAGCAGCTTCGCAAAGCTCAAGCCCGCAACCGAGGTGCTCAGCCAGGAACTGCTCACGCGGCTCGCACGCATCCTTAACGAGCAAGCTCAAGAGGCGGGCGGGTTTGGCCAGGAAATTTCCCGGTCACAGAATGTTCAGCAGACGGAAGAGGCCGGGCGCGTCCCGGTGCTGGTTGTCAGCCGTTCGGGCGAAGTGCGCAGCGTGGAGTTCTTCGAGCGGGCAGTTGATTCGACCGGTGCAAGAATCCTGAGGCACTCAGAAGGTTCGCTGCGTTTCGACAACAGGCTTGTTCACGCGCTGCTCGACTTCGGCGAAAAGGACCCGTTCGTTGTTTCAAACCTGATTCGCCGCGACACCATTCGACTGGAACAGACCCGACCGGACGAAGAGTCCCGCCGCACGGACTATGTCATCATCGAAGATTAG
- a CDS encoding sigma-70 family RNA polymerase sigma factor, protein MANGSGAGAELNRNWLDNLSDEELVDTFLARSKNDRRAAHLCFEVIIARYHWLISHVVRNSRYRFPAWDSADDVISRVVFKVYRGLAQWRRQGKLSSFVARIASSEMIDTIRRVGRDKSWNPRQSLADPDSDAPSPVETAPSKEPSPEAQLVAREQREIVDSLLADVCRDWKDSVIVNEYIIGNQSGKEIAEKYSISEDLVYQRARRLRVRLVKWLNERGITSAHSLLTGLAAK, encoded by the coding sequence ATGGCAAACGGGTCAGGAGCGGGAGCCGAGCTTAACAGAAACTGGCTCGACAACCTGAGCGACGAGGAACTCGTGGACACCTTCCTCGCGCGTTCGAAGAACGACCGCCGCGCCGCGCATCTGTGCTTCGAAGTAATCATCGCTCGTTACCACTGGCTGATCAGTCACGTCGTGCGCAACTCGCGCTATCGTTTTCCCGCGTGGGATTCGGCTGACGATGTGATCTCGCGAGTGGTGTTCAAAGTCTATCGGGGGCTGGCGCAGTGGAGGAGGCAGGGGAAGCTTTCGAGCTTCGTCGCGCGCATCGCTTCAAGCGAGATGATTGATACGATTCGCCGGGTCGGCCGCGACAAATCATGGAACCCGCGGCAATCTCTCGCCGATCCTGATTCGGATGCGCCCTCTCCCGTTGAGACAGCGCCTTCAAAAGAGCCTTCGCCGGAGGCGCAGTTGGTCGCGCGCGAGCAGCGCGAGATCGTGGACAGCTTGCTCGCCGACGTTTGCCGCGATTGGAAGGACAGCGTAATCGTGAACGAGTACATAATCGGGAATCAGAGCGGCAAGGAAATCGCCGAAAAGTATTCCATCTCGGAGGACCTCGTGTACCAGCGTGCCAGACGGCTGCGAGTGCGGTTGGTCAAGTGGTTGAACGAGCGAGGCATCACTTCGGCCCACTCGCTGCTGACCGGGCTTGCAGCGAAATGA
- a CDS encoding Crp/Fnr family transcriptional regulator, with amino-acid sequence MTSAQPAHPDQNRIIASLPADEYLRVAKDLGSIDLVQGKVLYDFGAEIQDVFFPTRGMVSLLSISEGGSLVEVAMVGNEGMLGAPIALGFKTSPHQVIVQVQGAALRIKAVVLRSEFERNGALQHLLLRHVGALLAEISQSVVCNRFHMVEQRLCRWLLVTSDRVRSNSFSLTQEFLSYMLGSRREGVTVAMGDLKRLGLIHHVPGQITIVDREGLERASCECYHIVRDAYTQTLGV; translated from the coding sequence GTGACAAGCGCTCAGCCGGCTCATCCTGATCAGAATCGGATAATCGCGTCGTTGCCTGCCGATGAATACCTTCGTGTTGCCAAAGATCTAGGAAGCATTGACCTGGTTCAGGGCAAAGTACTCTATGATTTCGGCGCAGAGATTCAAGACGTTTTCTTTCCAACCAGGGGGATGGTCTCTTTGCTTTCGATCAGCGAAGGCGGGTCGCTCGTGGAGGTGGCTATGGTCGGTAACGAAGGGATGTTGGGCGCTCCAATCGCGCTAGGGTTTAAGACATCACCCCATCAGGTCATCGTGCAAGTTCAAGGCGCCGCTCTGAGGATTAAGGCTGTTGTGCTGAGATCCGAATTCGAACGCAACGGCGCGCTGCAACACTTATTGCTCCGCCACGTCGGTGCTTTGCTCGCCGAAATCTCCCAGTCAGTCGTTTGCAATCGCTTTCACATGGTAGAGCAGCGACTATGCCGATGGCTCCTGGTCACTAGCGACCGCGTGCGATCAAACAGCTTCAGCCTCACTCAGGAATTCCTCTCTTACATGCTCGGGTCGCGCCGGGAGGGGGTGACAGTAGCAATGGGAGATCTAAAGAGACTTGGATTGATTCATCACGTTCCCGGGCAGATTACGATAGTGGACCGCGAGGGCCTAGAGAGGGCGTCCTGCGAATGCTATCACATCGTCAGGGATGCTTATACTCAGACTCTCGGCGTCTAA